From the Burkholderiales bacterium genome, one window contains:
- the ftsL gene encoding cell division protein FtsL has product MAKFNIFLLIVCIGCAIGVVTSQHRARTLYTELQEEQDRSRQFDVEWGQLQLEQSTWATHARIEKIAVEKLRMQAPQHAPQAGRLQMAPGRSETR; this is encoded by the coding sequence ATGGCCAAATTCAATATCTTTCTGCTGATCGTTTGCATCGGCTGCGCGATTGGCGTCGTCACGTCGCAGCACCGCGCACGGACCCTGTATACGGAATTGCAAGAAGAACAGGATCGCTCTCGCCAGTTCGACGTCGAGTGGGGCCAGTTGCAACTCGAGCAAAGCACGTGGGCGACGCACGCGCGCATCGAAAAAATCGCGGTCGAGAAACTGCGGATGCAGGCCCCGCAGCACGCTCCGCAGGCTGGGCGGTTGCAGATGGCGCCGGGGCGAAGCGAAACGCGATGA
- the rsmH gene encoding 16S rRNA (cytosine(1402)-N(4))-methyltransferase RsmH, which translates to MSAPSGAAGKLAPGTHLPALLAEAIEALQVHPDGIYVDCTFGRGGHSRAILQKLGSTGRVIAMDSDAEAIAAATAFADARLTVLHTGYSNMTSALQRRGVEHVNGILLDLGVSSPQLDTAGRGFSFSLDGPLDMRMDQSRGETAAEWLAVADESEISTVLKTFGEERYAKRIARKIVEARAVQPIATTGELADLVAKAVPTREPHHHPATRTFQAIRIYLNRELEELSAVLPQCIAMLMALGRLVVISFHSLEDRIVKRFMRDNARGEVMPSRLPLRAAELPKPRLRVIGKAIRASAAELAMNPRSRSATLRVAERLI; encoded by the coding sequence ATGAGCGCGCCAAGCGGCGCTGCCGGCAAGCTCGCGCCGGGAACTCATCTCCCCGCCTTGCTGGCCGAGGCGATCGAAGCCTTGCAGGTACATCCGGACGGCATCTACGTCGATTGCACGTTTGGCCGCGGCGGCCACAGCCGGGCAATTCTGCAAAAACTCGGCAGCACGGGGCGCGTCATCGCAATGGATAGTGATGCCGAGGCCATCGCGGCCGCCACCGCCTTCGCCGACGCGCGTCTCACCGTCCTGCACACCGGTTACAGCAACATGACTTCCGCGCTGCAGCGCCGCGGCGTCGAGCACGTCAACGGCATTCTGCTCGACCTCGGCGTATCGTCGCCGCAACTCGACACCGCCGGACGCGGCTTCAGTTTCAGCCTCGACGGCCCGCTTGATATGCGTATGGATCAAAGCCGCGGCGAAACTGCGGCCGAGTGGCTGGCCGTCGCGGACGAATCCGAAATCAGCACCGTACTCAAAACGTTCGGCGAAGAACGCTATGCCAAACGCATCGCTCGCAAAATCGTAGAAGCGCGCGCAGTGCAGCCGATCGCGACAACCGGGGAGTTGGCCGATCTTGTGGCAAAAGCCGTGCCGACGCGCGAACCGCATCATCATCCGGCAACGCGCACCTTCCAGGCGATCCGCATTTATCTGAACCGCGAACTCGAAGAACTGAGCGCCGTGCTGCCGCAGTGCATCGCCATGCTGATGGCATTGGGGCGGCTGGTCGTGATCAGCTTTCACTCACTCGAAGATCGCATCGTCAAACGCTTCATGCGCGACAACGCGCGCGGCGAAGTGATGCCTAGCCGGCTGCCATTGCGCGCTGCCGAGTTGCCGAAACCCAGGCTGCGCGTGATCGGCAAGGCGATACGCGCTTCGGCGGCCGAGCTCGCCATGAATCCGCGCTCGCGCAGCGCCACCCTGCGCGTCGCTGAACGCCTCATCTGA
- the mraZ gene encoding division/cell wall cluster transcriptional repressor MraZ gives MFHGLAHLNLDSKARLAIPAEYRDALIVQCEGRLVLTADPSRCVLVYPEPEWKPVHQKIMALSGLHPVVRSLQRLVGGYAKSVVMDAAGRILVPPGLREFAKLDKRVIMVGQGNKFELWDAESWASQCELALALNTGQMPAELEGFSL, from the coding sequence ATGTTTCACGGTCTCGCGCATCTCAATCTCGATAGCAAAGCGAGGCTCGCCATACCTGCGGAGTACCGCGATGCGTTGATCGTGCAATGCGAAGGACGCCTCGTGTTGACCGCCGACCCCAGTCGCTGCGTGCTGGTTTATCCGGAACCCGAGTGGAAACCGGTTCACCAGAAGATCATGGCTTTGTCCGGCCTCCATCCTGTCGTCCGCAGTCTGCAGCGGCTTGTCGGCGGCTATGCAAAAAGCGTTGTTATGGATGCCGCCGGCCGCATTCTAGTGCCGCCGGGGCTGCGCGAATTCGCCAAGCTCGATAAACGCGTCATCATGGTCGGGCAAGGCAACAAGTTCGAATTGTGGGATGCGGAAAGCTGGGCCTCGCAATGCGAACTGGCGCTTGCCCTGAATACCGGGCAAATGCCTGCGGAGCTCGAAGGCTTTTCATTATGA
- a CDS encoding phospho-N-acetylmuramoyl-pentapeptide-transferase has protein sequence MLLSVAQWLAEDIRAFNVFTYITLRAVLATLTALVISFVVGPTMIRKLTAYKIGQAVRDDGPQTHLIKSGTPTMGGALILVSIIITTLLWADLTNRLVWVVLLVLIGFGAIGWVDDYRKVVHRNPKGLSMRDKYFWQSVIGLGAAAYLAFSTSLPAQTEFIVPFFKQVAYPLGAIGFLLVSYLVIVGTSNAVNLTDGLDGLAIMPTVMVGSALGVFAYVAGHAVFSKYLGFPYIPGAGELTVFCAALAGSGLAFLWFNAYPAEVFMGDVGALALGAALGVLAVIVRQEIVLFVMGGVFVVETLSVALQIASFKLTGKRIFRMAPLHHHYELKGWKENQVVVRFWIITMMLVLVGLSTLKLR, from the coding sequence ATGCTGCTTTCGGTTGCCCAATGGCTGGCCGAAGACATTCGCGCATTCAATGTATTCACCTACATCACGCTGCGCGCCGTGCTTGCGACCTTGACCGCACTGGTGATCTCGTTCGTGGTCGGGCCGACCATGATCCGCAAGCTGACCGCCTACAAGATCGGCCAGGCAGTGCGCGATGACGGCCCGCAGACGCATCTGATCAAAAGCGGCACGCCGACCATGGGCGGCGCGCTGATTCTGGTATCGATCATCATCACGACGCTGTTGTGGGCCGATCTGACAAATCGGCTGGTGTGGGTCGTGCTGCTCGTGCTGATCGGTTTCGGCGCGATCGGTTGGGTCGACGATTACCGCAAGGTCGTGCACCGCAATCCGAAAGGCCTGTCGATGCGCGACAAATATTTCTGGCAATCGGTGATCGGTCTCGGCGCCGCTGCTTACCTGGCGTTCTCGACCTCGCTGCCGGCGCAAACCGAATTCATCGTGCCGTTTTTCAAACAGGTCGCGTATCCGCTCGGCGCCATCGGATTTTTGCTCGTCAGCTATTTGGTTATCGTCGGCACCAGCAACGCGGTCAATCTGACCGACGGCCTCGACGGCCTCGCCATCATGCCGACGGTGATGGTCGGCAGCGCCCTGGGCGTATTCGCCTACGTCGCCGGTCATGCCGTGTTCTCGAAATACCTGGGCTTTCCGTATATTCCCGGCGCCGGCGAACTCACCGTGTTCTGCGCCGCGCTCGCCGGCTCGGGGCTGGCGTTTCTCTGGTTCAACGCCTACCCCGCCGAAGTATTCATGGGCGACGTCGGCGCGTTGGCGCTGGGCGCAGCACTCGGCGTACTGGCGGTGATCGTGCGCCAGGAAATCGTGCTGTTCGTGATGGGCGGCGTGTTCGTCGTCGAAACGCTGTCGGTGGCGCTGCAAATTGCGTCGTTCAAGCTGACCGGCAAACGCATTTTCCGCATGGCGCCGCTGCATCATCACTATGAGCTGAAAGGGTGGAAGGAGAATCAGGTCGTCGTGCGCTTCTGGATCATCACCATGATGCTTGTCCTGGTTGGTTTGTCCACATTGAAATTGCGCTGA
- a CDS encoding penicillin-binding protein 2, giving the protein MSAVSLRLPIGRSHFLFALIGFWFAALLLRALYLQGLQNDFLQQKGESRYARVLSISAHRGVISDRNNELLAISTPLESIWVSPAEVRLSAADRSRLVKLLGLDSIEINRRLADTSREFLYLKRHVSPERAATIAALKIPGVFSQREYKRFYPAGEELAHVIGFTGMDDNGQEGLELAYQDSLAGKPGSRQVIKDRRGHIIEQVGSQRAPVNGEDLALSIDRRIQYLAHRELKAAVAANHARAGAAIVLDVKTGEVLAMANVPTYNPNNRGKLDRDRTRNRAITDLFEPGSTLKPFTVAAVLEAGAFNADSVIDVAPGWLRIGRATIRDAHRHDALTVAQVIQKSSNVGSVKLALSLPPQALWDIFHDVGFGVPPSSGFPGEAAGKLRAHKSWKPIEHATMSYGHGISVSLLQLARAYTVFAADGRLKPVSLIKLDAKSGPVEGRRVLSPETAKAVREMLETVVQPGGTALKAQIMGYRVAGKTGTAHKAENGSYAARRYISSFVGFAPASDPRLVVAVMIDEPNAGQHFGGAVAAPVFSSVMSGALRMLSVAPDAPAGSDAQDILPPDDETIAIKEEI; this is encoded by the coding sequence ATGTCGGCAGTTTCCCTGCGCTTGCCCATCGGCCGCTCACACTTTTTGTTTGCGTTGATCGGTTTCTGGTTCGCGGCGCTTTTGCTGCGCGCGCTTTATCTGCAGGGTTTGCAGAACGATTTCCTGCAGCAGAAAGGCGAATCGCGTTACGCGCGCGTGCTCAGCATCAGCGCCCATCGCGGCGTCATCTCCGATCGCAATAACGAGCTGCTCGCAATCAGCACGCCGCTCGAATCGATCTGGGTGAGCCCGGCTGAAGTGCGTTTGAGCGCTGCTGATCGCAGCCGGCTCGTCAAGCTGCTCGGGCTCGACAGTATCGAAATCAATCGCCGACTCGCCGACACCAGCCGCGAATTTCTGTATCTGAAGCGCCATGTTTCGCCGGAGCGGGCGGCCACAATTGCCGCGCTGAAAATCCCCGGCGTTTTTTCGCAGCGCGAATACAAACGCTTCTATCCGGCTGGCGAAGAACTCGCGCACGTGATCGGTTTCACCGGCATGGACGACAACGGGCAGGAAGGACTGGAACTCGCTTATCAGGACAGCCTGGCCGGCAAGCCCGGCAGCCGGCAGGTGATCAAGGACCGCCGCGGCCACATTATCGAACAGGTCGGAAGCCAGCGTGCGCCGGTCAATGGCGAGGATCTTGCCCTGTCGATCGATCGCAGAATTCAGTACCTCGCGCACCGCGAACTCAAGGCAGCGGTCGCCGCCAATCACGCCAGGGCTGGCGCTGCGATCGTGCTCGATGTCAAGACCGGTGAAGTGCTGGCGATGGCCAACGTGCCGACCTACAACCCGAATAATCGCGGCAAGCTCGACCGCGATCGCACGCGCAATCGCGCGATTACCGATCTGTTCGAGCCGGGTTCGACCTTGAAGCCGTTTACCGTTGCCGCAGTGCTCGAAGCCGGCGCATTCAACGCCGACAGCGTGATCGATGTAGCGCCCGGCTGGTTGCGCATCGGCCGCGCAACGATACGCGATGCGCATCGCCACGACGCGCTGACTGTTGCCCAGGTGATCCAGAAATCGTCGAACGTCGGCTCGGTCAAGCTCGCGCTGTCTTTGCCGCCGCAGGCGCTGTGGGATATTTTTCACGACGTCGGATTCGGCGTTCCGCCGAGTTCCGGCTTTCCCGGCGAAGCGGCCGGCAAGCTGCGCGCGCACAAAAGCTGGAAGCCGATCGAGCACGCGACCATGTCCTACGGCCACGGCATTTCGGTCAGCCTGCTGCAACTGGCGCGCGCCTATACGGTGTTCGCCGCCGATGGCCGGTTGAAGCCGGTTTCATTGATCAAGCTCGATGCGAAGAGCGGCCCGGTCGAGGGCAGGCGGGTGCTGTCGCCGGAAACCGCGAAAGCCGTGCGTGAAATGCTGGAGACCGTCGTGCAGCCCGGCGGCACCGCGCTGAAAGCCCAGATCATGGGCTATCGCGTTGCCGGCAAAACCGGAACCGCGCACAAAGCCGAGAACGGCAGTTACGCCGCCCGCCGCTATATCTCTTCGTTCGTCGGCTTCGCGCCTGCTTCCGACCCGCGGCTGGTGGTCGCCGTGATGATCGATGAGCCTAATGCCGGCCAGCATTTTGGCGGCGCGGTCGCCGCTCCGGTATTCAGTTCCGTCATGAGCGGCGCTTTACGCATGTTATCGGTGGCGCCCGATGCGCCGGCTGGATCGGACGCTCAGGACATCCTGCCGCCGGACGACGAAACGATCGCAATCAAGGAAGAAATCTAG
- a CDS encoding catalase, with translation RDGNDDYMQPGNLFRVMPRDAQQRLIQNIVKAMSTVDRYIQERMVQHFYKADPAYGGGIAVGLGIDLQKLAA, from the coding sequence CGCGACGGCAACGACGATTACATGCAGCCCGGCAACCTGTTCCGCGTGATGCCCAGGGATGCGCAGCAACGCTTGATTCAGAACATCGTCAAAGCAATGTCGACCGTCGATCGCTACATCCAGGAACGCATGGTGCAGCATTTTTATAAGGCCGACCCCGCTTACGGCGGCGGTATTGCCGTGGGTCTGGGCATCGATCTGCAAAAACTCGCTGCGTAA
- a CDS encoding DUF1269 domain-containing protein, whose protein sequence is MRRRLYFLLPNTESANQMLNDLLLARIEERRVHFLAKPDIALGDLPEANVLQKTDVIHGAEMGLAIGAISGVIGGALVLLFPPEGVHLQLGALLLAAIVGALFGTWVSSMVASAIPNSRLKSFAAAIERGQVLMMVDVPLYQVAVTRDLVEKRHPEAVSGGVEPTIPAFP, encoded by the coding sequence ATGAGACGACGACTTTATTTTCTGTTGCCGAATACGGAAAGCGCGAACCAGATGCTGAACGATTTACTGCTCGCGCGCATCGAGGAACGGCGCGTGCACTTTCTCGCCAAGCCCGATATTGCGTTGGGCGATCTGCCGGAAGCCAATGTATTGCAAAAAACCGACGTCATTCACGGCGCGGAGATGGGTCTGGCGATCGGTGCGATTTCCGGCGTTATCGGCGGTGCACTGGTCTTGCTGTTTCCGCCGGAAGGCGTGCATTTGCAACTCGGCGCCTTGTTGCTGGCCGCGATTGTCGGCGCGCTTTTTGGAACCTGGGTGTCCAGCATGGTTGCCAGCGCGATTCCGAATTCGCGGCTGAAATCGTTCGCAGCCGCGATCGAACGCGGCCAGGTGCTGATGATGGTCGACGTGCCGCTGTACCAAGTCGCGGTGACGCGGGATCTGGTCGAAAAACGTCATCCGGAAGCCGTATCCGGCGGCGTCGAACCGACCATACCGGCTTTTCCGTGA
- a CDS encoding UDP-N-acetylmuramoyl-tripeptide--D-alanyl-D-alanine ligase, protein MMSLREAAEAIGAPRGASRHGADVVFTRVHTDSRTTLPGDLFIALRGERFDAAQFLGEARKKGAVAALIGEGGSEVGQAEDSASEFPLLLVDDARLALGKLAAYWRGKFAIPLVALTGSNGKTTVKEMLASILRSAGRTNAPAADSAAADSVLATRGNLNNDIGMPLTLLGLRASQRYAVIEMGMNHPGEISYLSRLAKPDVALVNNAAAAHLEGLGSVESVARAKGEIFEGLQDGGIAVINADDVHAPLWREMAGSRRTLDFGLDASAEISARYAPSGEGSDIVMRTPRGEVTTRISVPGAHNVRNALAASAAAIALNINGADIATGLREFSGVKGRLQRKPARRGAMLIDDSYNANPASMRAAIAVLAAAPGKKIFVLGDMGELGGDAEAMHAALGVDARAAGIDRLFALGELSRAAVARYGAGAQHFDDIDGLVAALECELAPGATLLIKGSRFMRMERVVEALQESGK, encoded by the coding sequence ATGATGAGTCTGCGCGAAGCTGCGGAGGCGATCGGCGCACCGCGGGGCGCATCACGGCACGGCGCCGATGTCGTGTTCACACGCGTGCATACCGATAGCCGCACGACGCTGCCCGGCGATTTGTTCATCGCTTTGCGCGGCGAGCGTTTCGATGCCGCGCAGTTCCTCGGCGAAGCGCGGAAAAAGGGCGCGGTGGCGGCGCTGATTGGGGAAGGCGGGTCGGAGGTCGGGCAGGCGGAAGACAGCGCCAGCGAATTTCCACTGCTGCTCGTCGACGATGCCCGGCTCGCGCTCGGCAAGCTCGCCGCCTACTGGCGCGGCAAGTTCGCCATACCGCTGGTCGCTTTGACCGGCAGCAACGGCAAGACCACGGTCAAGGAAATGCTGGCTTCCATCCTTCGCTCCGCCGGCCGGACGAATGCGCCGGCCGCGGATTCCGCCGCTGCCGATTCCGTACTCGCGACGCGCGGCAATCTGAACAACGATATCGGCATGCCGCTCACTTTGCTCGGGCTGCGCGCTTCGCAGCGCTACGCGGTGATCGAAATGGGCATGAATCATCCCGGCGAAATTTCTTATCTGAGCCGCCTGGCAAAGCCGGATGTTGCGCTGGTCAACAACGCTGCCGCGGCGCATTTGGAAGGGCTCGGCAGCGTCGAATCCGTGGCGCGCGCCAAAGGCGAAATTTTCGAAGGACTGCAGGATGGCGGTATCGCCGTCATCAACGCCGACGACGTGCATGCGCCGCTCTGGCGCGAGATGGCAGGCTCGCGCCGCACGCTCGATTTCGGCCTCGACGCGAGCGCAGAAATCAGCGCGCGCTACGCACCGAGCGGCGAAGGCAGCGACATCGTCATGCGGACGCCCCGTGGCGAAGTCACGACGCGGATTAGCGTGCCCGGCGCGCATAACGTCAGGAATGCGCTGGCCGCCAGCGCCGCCGCCATTGCCTTGAACATCAATGGTGCAGACATCGCCACCGGATTGCGCGAATTTTCCGGCGTCAAGGGCCGATTGCAGCGCAAACCGGCGCGGCGCGGCGCGATGCTGATCGACGACAGCTACAACGCCAATCCGGCGTCGATGCGCGCAGCCATTGCCGTACTGGCCGCAGCGCCCGGCAAGAAAATTTTCGTGCTCGGCGATATGGGCGAATTGGGCGGCGACGCCGAGGCGATGCATGCGGCGCTCGGTGTCGATGCGCGCGCGGCCGGCATCGACCGCCTGTTCGCGTTGGGCGAACTGAGCCGCGCGGCCGTCGCGCGCTACGGCGCGGGCGCGCAGCATTTCGACGACATCGATGGGCTGGTCGCGGCGCTGGAATGCGAGCTTGCGCCCGGCGCGACCTTGCTGATCAAAGGCTCGCGCTTCATGAGAATGGAGCGCGTGGTCGAGGCGCTGCAGGAGAGCGGAAAATGA
- a CDS encoding UDP-N-acetylmuramoyl-L-alanyl-D-glutamate--2,6-diaminopimelate ligase: MTPFNLQQIDSTIRELGIVLHSLATDSRRVRPSDTFIACPGEISDGREFIGQAIAAGAIAVLWESGDGFLWDPAWRVPQLGIAGLRRHCGEIAAHVYGNPSRQMRTIGVTGTNGKTSCSHWIAQALTRLGRKTAVIGTLGAGFPGQLRAGTHTTPDAVALQKLLAEYQRQGAECAVMEASSHGLAQHRLNGVAFDTALFTNLTRDHLDYHGDMQSYAAAKAELFRWPGLRHAVINLDDYYGAAIAAEVNRSGVELLGYGFNDAALTARNLQLTAQGLRFDVISPFGEARLQSCALGRFNAANLLGALGVLLAGGVDLHDAVSALAEVEPVAGRLQMLGGGDSPLVVVDFAHTPDALGKALAALRELLDGQPVICSEQSHARKLICVFGCGGDRDRGKRPIMAEVATRLADQVIVTSDNPRFEKPRAIIDEIMAGASTGVAQVFEDRAVAIAEAIHTAHCGDIVLIAGKGHEEYQEINGVRLPFSDVAVARRGLGGREQHTCHGSL; encoded by the coding sequence ATGACGCCATTCAACCTTCAGCAGATCGATTCCACGATACGCGAGCTTGGCATTGTTCTGCATAGTCTGGCCACGGATAGTCGGCGTGTGCGGCCCAGCGACACGTTTATCGCCTGCCCCGGTGAGATCAGCGACGGCCGCGAATTTATCGGTCAGGCGATTGCAGCCGGCGCCATCGCGGTGCTGTGGGAAAGCGGCGACGGCTTCCTGTGGGATCCGGCCTGGCGCGTGCCGCAGCTTGGCATTGCCGGACTGCGCCGCCATTGCGGCGAAATCGCCGCGCATGTTTACGGCAATCCGTCGCGGCAGATGCGCACGATAGGCGTGACCGGAACCAACGGTAAAACCTCATGCAGCCACTGGATTGCCCAGGCGCTGACTCGGCTTGGCCGCAAAACCGCGGTGATCGGGACCCTGGGCGCCGGCTTTCCCGGCCAGCTACGGGCTGGCACGCATACGACGCCCGATGCCGTCGCCCTGCAAAAACTGCTGGCCGAATACCAGCGGCAGGGCGCCGAATGCGCTGTCATGGAAGCGTCTTCGCACGGCCTTGCCCAGCATCGGCTCAATGGCGTTGCCTTCGACACCGCGCTGTTCACCAATCTGACCCGCGATCACCTCGATTATCACGGCGATATGCAGAGTTATGCCGCGGCCAAGGCCGAGCTGTTCCGTTGGCCGGGTTTGCGTCATGCCGTCATCAATCTCGACGATTACTACGGCGCGGCCATCGCGGCCGAGGTCAACCGCTCCGGCGTCGAATTGCTCGGCTATGGTTTCAATGATGCCGCGCTTACCGCGCGCAATTTGCAGTTGACCGCCCAAGGATTGCGTTTCGATGTCATCAGCCCGTTTGGTGAAGCGCGCCTGCAGAGCTGCGCGCTTGGCCGCTTCAATGCGGCAAATCTGCTCGGCGCGCTCGGTGTGCTGCTCGCCGGCGGCGTCGATCTGCACGACGCCGTCAGCGCCCTGGCCGAAGTCGAGCCGGTCGCGGGCCGCCTGCAAATGCTGGGTGGCGGCGACAGTCCGCTGGTCGTCGTCGACTTTGCCCATACGCCGGATGCGCTCGGCAAGGCGCTCGCGGCATTGCGCGAACTGCTCGACGGCCAACCCGTTATCTGCAGCGAGCAGTCGCACGCGCGCAAGCTGATTTGCGTATTCGGCTGCGGCGGCGACCGCGATCGCGGCAAACGCCCGATCATGGCCGAAGTCGCAACCAGGCTGGCGGACCAGGTCATCGTCACCAGCGACAACCCGCGCTTCGAGAAGCCGCGCGCCATCATCGACGAAATCATGGCCGGCGCCAGCACCGGCGTGGCCCAGGTGTTCGAAGACCGTGCTGTCGCAATCGCCGAAGCGATCCACACCGCGCATTGCGGCGACATCGTGCTGATTGCCGGCAAGGGCCACGAGGAATATCAGGAAATCAATGGCGTGCGCCTGCCGTTCAGCGACGTCGCCGTCGCCCGCCGCGGACTGGGTGGGCGTGAACAGCACACCTGCCATGGTTCCCTATGA
- a CDS encoding UDP-N-acetylmuramoyl-L-alanine--D-glutamate ligase, with amino-acid sequence MNFVNNLANKNALVLGLGDTGWSLVRWLSRQGARVRVADTRAEPPRLADLRRAFPAIDVECGVFAGNSFEDIDLIAISPGVPIDDALIGRARARRVAVVGDIELFAQALARLPPRQKPKILAVTGSNGKTTVTAMLGAMCRAAGLKTEVAGNIAPPALDALMRCEDQGSLPQVWVLELSSFQLETTASLNADAAVVLNLSEDHLDRYAGMRAYAAAKARIFQGSGIQVLNRDDDYVVAMKIAGRRHITFSLAAPASDDEFGVIERVTDRVTERAVERAVDPAANPVHTRWLAKGEMRLLGLDELRVAGLHNAANALAAFALCRAIDLPLAPLQEALREFKGLPHRVEKVAEIAGVTFYDDSKGTNVGATVAALNGLGQGVAGGGRIVLIAGGDGKGQDFAPLAQPVHQHARAVVLIGRDRDRLAAAFAATSVDLRRADDMQQAVELAFETAHCGDAVLLSPACASFDMFRDYRHRAEAFCAAVEHLRAVRSVENREKKCSTRR; translated from the coding sequence GTGAATTTCGTCAACAATCTCGCCAACAAAAACGCGCTTGTGCTGGGCCTTGGCGATACCGGCTGGTCGCTGGTGCGCTGGTTGTCGCGGCAAGGCGCGCGGGTTCGCGTTGCCGATACGCGCGCGGAGCCGCCGCGACTCGCCGATTTGCGCCGCGCGTTTCCGGCGATCGACGTAGAGTGTGGTGTGTTCGCGGGAAACAGCTTCGAGGACATCGATCTGATCGCGATCAGCCCAGGCGTACCGATCGATGATGCGCTGATCGGACGAGCGCGCGCGCGCCGGGTTGCGGTGGTCGGCGACATCGAGCTATTCGCGCAAGCCCTGGCGCGATTGCCGCCCCGGCAGAAGCCGAAAATTCTCGCGGTCACAGGTTCCAACGGCAAAACCACCGTGACCGCGATGCTCGGCGCGATGTGCCGCGCTGCCGGCCTCAAAACCGAAGTCGCCGGCAATATCGCGCCGCCGGCGCTCGATGCGCTGATGCGCTGCGAGGACCAAGGCTCGCTGCCGCAGGTATGGGTGCTCGAGCTTTCCAGCTTTCAGCTCGAGACGACGGCGAGCCTGAACGCCGATGCCGCGGTCGTGCTGAACCTCAGCGAAGACCATCTCGATCGCTACGCCGGCATGCGCGCTTACGCCGCCGCCAAGGCGCGAATTTTTCAGGGCAGCGGCATTCAGGTGCTGAACCGCGACGATGACTATGTCGTGGCGATGAAAATCGCCGGCCGCCGGCACATCACCTTCAGCCTCGCCGCGCCGGCCAGCGACGACGAGTTCGGCGTGATCGAGCGCGTGACTGATCGTGTAACTGAGCGCGCCGTCGAACGCGCAGTTGATCCCGCAGCTAATCCTGTTCATACACGCTGGCTGGCAAAAGGCGAGATGCGCCTGCTCGGTCTCGATGAGCTGCGGGTCGCCGGTTTGCACAACGCCGCCAACGCACTCGCCGCGTTCGCGTTGTGCCGCGCGATTGACCTGCCGCTCGCGCCGCTGCAGGAGGCGCTGCGCGAATTCAAAGGGCTGCCGCATCGCGTCGAAAAAGTCGCCGAGATCGCCGGCGTCACTTTTTACGACGACTCGAAAGGAACCAACGTCGGCGCGACCGTGGCTGCGCTGAACGGGCTTGGCCAAGGCGTCGCCGGCGGCGGCCGTATCGTGCTGATCGCCGGCGGCGACGGCAAGGGCCAGGATTTCGCGCCGCTGGCACAACCGGTACACCAGCACGCACGCGCCGTCGTGCTGATCGGCCGCGACCGTGACCGGCTCGCCGCCGCGTTTGCCGCGACCTCCGTCGATTTGCGGCGCGCCGACGATATGCAACAGGCCGTCGAGCTGGCGTTCGAGACGGCGCATTGCGGCGACGCCGTGCTGCTGTCGCCGGCGTGCGCGAGCTTCGACATGTTTCGCGATTATCGCCATCGCGCCGAAGCGTTTTGCGCGGCAGTCGAACATCTGCGCGCAGTGCGATCCGTCGAAAACCGGGAAAAGAAATGCTCAACCCGGCGCTGA